The genomic segment CCGCGGTCAAGCGCGTCACCGACATCATGGATGAGATCTCGGCCGCCTCTCAGGAGCAGAGCGATGGCATCGAGCAGGTCAGCCAGGCCGTCAGCCAGATGGACGAGGTGACGCAGCAGAACGCCGCCCTCGTACAGCAGGCGGCGGCCGCGGCCGTCTCGCTGGAGGATCAGGCTAACCGGCTCGAGCAGGCAGTCGCGGTATTCCGCCTGCACGGCGCCGCGCAGCATGAGGCCCTGCCGCAGGCGGAAGGCGGCGCGCGGCGCGAGGCGCCCGCCCAGTTGGCCCGCCCGCCCGCAGAAACACCGGCGCCGGCCGCTCGCAAACGCCGCGAGCCGGTGACCGAGGATGACTGGGAAGAATTCTGAACGCGTCGCCCGCGACGTAACGCCCCTAGCGGGCCGGCCGCGCCGGCCCTGATCGACCGCCATGACGTAACGAGGAACACCGATGGCCGACAAGAACATGAGTATTCTGGTGGTGGACGACTTTCCGACCATGCGCCGCATCGTGCGTAGCCTGCTCAAGGAGCTGGGCTTCACCAACGTGGAAGAGGCCGAGGACGGCCAGGATGGACTGGCCAAGTTGCGCAGCGGCAACTTCGAGTTCGTGGTGTCGGACTGGAACATGCCCAATCTCGATGGCCTGGAGATGCTTAAGCAGATCCGCGCCGATGACGCCCTCAAGGACCTGCCGGTGCTGATGGTGACCGCCGAGGCCAAGAAAGAGAACATCATCGCTGCCGCCCAGGCCGGCGCCAACGGCTATGTGGTCAAGCCGTTCACCGCCGCGACCCTCGAAGAGAAGCTCAACAAGATCTTCGAGAAGCTGGGCATGTGAGCAGGCTGATTTCACTCATCGATGGCCAACAGCCGGCCTCAAGGAGATGACGATTATGAGCGATGCACAGCGTGCGTCTGCCCAGGGGGCGGCCGGCGGCGACGACCTGGTTCACCGCATTGGCCACCTGACGCGTATGCTGCGCGAGAGCATGCGCGAGCTGGGCCTCGACAAGGAGATCGAGCGCGCCGCCGAGGCGATTCCCGATGCTCGTGACCGCTTGAGCTACGTGGCGTCGATGACCGAGCAGGCCGCCGACCGCGCGCTCAATGCCATCGATCGCGCCCAACCCATCCAGGATACGCTGGGCAGTGAGGCCGAGGCGCTCGACAAGCAGTGGCAGGCGTGGTTCGAGAACCCCATGGAGCTCGACGAGGCCAAGGCGCTGGTTCAGGAGACCCGCAGCTATCTGGGCAAGGTGCCGGCCCAGACCCAGGCCACCAGCGCCGAGCTGATGGAAATCATGATGGCCCAGGATTTCCAGGACCTCACCGGCCAGGTCATCAAGAAGATGATGGAGGTGATCCGCGAGATCGAGCATCAGCTGGTGCAGGTGCTGCTCGACAGCGTGCCCGAAGGCGAGGAGCGCGAGAAGATGCAGCGCCGCGCCGAGGGCCAGTGGCAAGCGGACGCCAAGAAGCGTGAGGAGTCGCTGCTCAACGGACCGCAGATCAAGCCCGAGGGCGCCGATGTGGTCAGTTCCCAGGACCAGGTCGACGACCTGCTCGACGAGCTGGGGTTCTAGCCTCTCCGTCAGTACGCCCTTGCCCAATGCCGACAGCGCGGTAGTCGTGAATAACGCCACGATTGCCGCGCTGTTTGGCGTATCACCCTTGCCTCCCTTTCCCGACAATGGCCAGCGTCCACCCCTCAGCCTCGTGAAGACGCCCACGCGCCATGGCCGAACAGAGCAGCGATCAGGAAAAGACCGAAGAAGCCACGCCGCGACGCCTGCAGAAGGCCCGCGACGATGGCCAGGTTGCGCGTTCCCGTGAGTTGACCACCTTCATGCTGCTGCTGGGCGGGGTGATAGGGCTCTACACCATGGGCGCGATGCTCTACGACCAGTTGGGCCTGGCCATGGAGCAGGCGTTCCTGTTCGAGCGCCGGCACGCCTTCGAAGTGATGCCGATGCTGACGCATATCTTCAACATCGGCCAGCACACCCTGCTGACCATGCTGCCACTGTTCCTGCTGCTGATGGTGGTGGCGCTGGTGGCGCCGGCACTGCTCGGCGGCTGGCTGATCTCCGCCAAGTCGCTCAAGCCGCAGCTGTCGAAGCTCAATCCGCTCAAGGGGCTCAAGCGGATGTTCGGTGTCCAGGCGGTGATCGAGCTGCTCAAGGCGATCGCCAAGTCGCTGCTGGTGGGAGGCGTGGCCTTGACCTTCCTGTATACCAACCGCGGTCGCTACCTGAGCCTGATGGACATGCCGATCCAGCAGGCGCTGGCCAGCGCCATGCAGCTGGCGGCACTGGCCTGCGGGCTGATCGTCCTGGCGCTGGTGGTGGTGATCCTGATCGACGTGCCTTACCAGCTGTGGAGCCACGCCAAGAAGCTGCGCATGAGCAAGGAAGAGGTCAAGCGTGAGCACAAGGAGTCGGAGGGTGACCCGCACCTCAAGGCGCGGATTCGCTCGCAGCAGCAGTCGATGGCGCGCAATCGCATGATGAGCAAAGTCCCCGAAGCGGACGTGATCGTCACCAACCCGACCCACTACGCGGTGGCGCTGAGCTACGACGATGGCCTGATGTCGGCGCCGCGGGTGGTGGCCAAGGGCGCCGACATGGTGGCTGCCAGAATCCGCGAGATGGGCGAAGCGCACGGCGTGCCGCTGCTCGAGGCGCCGCCGCTGGCCCGCGCGCTCTACCACCACGTCGACCTCGACCGCGAGATCCCCGCAGCGCTGTATACCGCGGTGGCCGAGGTCCTGGCCTGGGCCTTCCGCCTCAAGCGCGCCCAGGACGGCGTGGAGGCGATGCCCGAGACGCCCACTGACCTGGCGGTCCCGGCCGAACTCGATGCCAAGGCGCCTAACGCCGCGGCGTCTGGAGAGAATGATGCAACCGAGGAGCCTCGATGAGAGCGCTGACTGATCTGCTGGGCCGTCGCGACTGGATGGGCGACGTGCGCATGAAACTGCTGGCCGGCCCGATCCTGATCCTCATGATCCTGTCGATGATGATCCTGCCGCTGCCGCCGTTCGCACTGGACATGTTCTTCACCTTCAATATCGCGCTGGCGGTGATGGTGCTGCTGGTCAGCATGTTTACCCAGAAACCCCTCGACTTCGCCGCCTTTCCGGCGATTCTGCTGTTCACCACGCTGCTGCGGCTGTCGCTGAACGTCGCCTCGACCCGGGTGATCCTGATGGAAGGGCACAGCGGCGGCGACTCGGCGGGCAAGGTCATCGAGGCGTTCGGCCAGTTCCTGGTCGGTGGCAACTTCGCGGTGGGCCTGGTGGTGTTCCTGATCCTGATCGTCATCAATTTCATGGTCATCACCAAGGGCGCCGGGCGCATTGCCGAGGTAGGGGCGCGCTTCATGCTCGACGCCATGCCCGGCAAGCAGATGGCCATCGATGCCGACCTCAACGCCGGCCTGATCGGCGAGGACGATGCGCGCAAGCGGCGCGCTGAGGTGGCCCAGGAGGCCGACTTCTACGGCTCGATGGACGGTGCCAGCAAGTTCGTGCGTGGCGACGCCATGGCCGGCCTGGTGATCATGGTGGTCAATATCATCGGTGGCCTGCTGATCGGCATGCTGCAGCACGGCATGGACTTCGGCAGCGCGGCGCGCACCTATACCCTGATGACCATCGGCGATGGCCTGGTGGCGCAGATCCCGGCGCTGGTGATCTCCACCGCGGCGGGCGTGACGGTGTCGCGGGTCAACACCGATGAAGACGTCGGCCAGCAGATGATCAGCCAGCTGTTCGTCAATCCCCAGGTACTGATCCTGTCGGCCTGCGTAATGGGCTTGCTGGGCATGGTGCCGGGGATGCCCAACTTCGTGTTCCTGTTCTTCACCGCGCTGCTGGGCAGCTTGGCCTGGTGGCTGATGCGCCGCGAGGAGAGCGCCATCGCCGAGCAGGAGATCAGCGCGGCACCGCCGCCGGCGCCCGAGGCGCCAGAGGCCAGTTGGGACGATGTCCAACTGGTCGATACGTTGGGCCTGGAGGTCGGCCACCGGCTGATTCCGCTGGTCGACCATCGCCAGCAGGGCGAGCTGCTGGGACGGATCAAGAGCGTGCGCAAGAAATTCGCCCAGGACGTCGGCTTCCTGCCGGCGGTGGTGCATATCCGCGACAACCTGGAGCTGGGGCCCAATACCTACGTGATCTCGCTCAAGGGCGTGGAAGTGGGCCGCGGCGACGCCTTCCCGGGCAAGTGGCTGGCCATCGACCCGGGGCAGGTGTCGGGGCACGTCGAGGGTACCGAAACCACCGATCCGGCCTTTGGCCTGCCGGCGGTATGGATCGATACGGCGCAGCGCGAGCACGCTCAGGTCTACGGCTATACCGTGGTCGATGCCGGCACCGTGGTGGCCACCCATCTCAATCACCTGCTGCACCGCCACGCCAGCGAGATGCTGGGCCGCGGCGAGGTGCAGCAGCTGCTCGACAAGCTCGGCGAGGACAACAAGGCGCTGGTCGAGGACGTGGTGCCCAAGGCGATCACCCTCACCACCCTGCAGCGACTGCTGCAGAACCTGCTCGACGAGGAGGTGTCGATCCGCGACATGCGCACCATCCTCGACACCCTGGCCGAGCACGCCGGCCCGCAGAGCGATGCGGCGAGCCTCACCGAGGTGGTGCGCGTGGCGCTGGGCCGCTCGATCACCCAGCAGTGGTTCCCCGGTGGCGAGGAGCTGCACGTGATCGGACTGGATGCCAACCTCGAGCAGGTGCTGATGCAGGCCATGAACAACGGCGGTGCACTCGAGCCGGGGCTCGCCGATACCCTGATGCGCGAGGCCGAGGAGGCGCTCAGCCGTCAGGAAATGGCCGGCGAGCCGCCGGTGCTGGTGGTGCAGCACAGCCTGCGCGCGGTGCTGTCGCGCTTCCTGCGGCGTCGACTTCGTCATCTGGTGGTGCTGTCCCAGGCCGAGATTCCCGATGACCGCACCCTGCGTGTGACCAGTACGGTAGGGGCGCGCGGATGAGCCGGCGCCTTGAATCTGCCATTGAATTCCAGCCTGTGAGGGGCGTGCGATGAGTGTTCAACGTTTTCTCGGCGTCAACAGCCGTGAGGCCATGCGCCAGGTGCGTGCTGCGCTGGGCGACGACGCCCTGATTCTTTCCAATCGCAACGTCGACGGCGGCGTGGAGGTCCTCGCCCTGGCCGACGATGCCCATGGCCGCATGACGGCATCGACGCCTGCCGAGGCGGCGTCGCCGGTGCCCGGGTTGCGCTCGCCCGCCGATGCCTCGCGCCAGGCTCAAGCCTATGCCAGCCAGGCGGCGGTGCGCCGGCCGCCGTCAACGCCTCAGCACCACACCGAGCCGTCGCCGGCGGCCGAGGCGCCGGCAGCGGCGCAGCCCGACTTTGCTGCGCTCAGCGCACGACTGCTCGGCGAAATGCAGGAGATGCGCGACATGCTGGGGCGCCAGCAGCGTGACCAGCGCGGCGACCGCGATCCTCTGACGCGGCTGCACCAGCGGCTGTGGTCGGCGGGGGTCGGTCCCCGCCTGTCCGCCGAGCTGCTCGCCGAGCTGCCGCCCGAACTGGCGTCGGCGGCTGATACGCAGGCGCAGGATGCCTGGCTGGGCCGCCAGCTTGCTGCACGGCTCAGCACGCCCGGCGACGAGGCGGCGCTGCTGGATGCGGGAGGCATCATCGCGCTGGTCGGCCCGACCGGCGTCGGCAAGACCACCACCACCGCCAAGCTGGCGGCGCGCTATGTGATGCGCCATGGCAGTGAAGGCGTGGCGCTGGTGACCACCGACAGCTACCGCATCGGCGCCCACGAGCAGCTGCGCATCTATGCCCGGCTGCTGGGCGTCGAGGTGCATGCCCAGGACGCCGATGCGCCCCTCGACGAGACCCTGGCACGGCTCGCCGACAAGCGGCTGGTGATCATCGACACCGTGGGCATGAGCCAGCGCGACCAGCGCCTGGTGCACCAGATCGAGCAGCTCTCCGCTAGCGGGCGCCGGGTGCGGCTGCTGCTGCTGCTCAACGCCGCTAGCCACGGCGACACCCTGGAGGACGTGATTCTCAGCTACCGCCAGGCGGCGCGGGCGGCCAACAATCGCCTCGACGACTGCATCCTCACCAAGCGCGATGAAGCGGCGCGACTCGGGCCGCTGCTGGACAGCGTGATTCGCCACGGGCTGCGTCTGCACTATGTCTCCCACGGCCAGCAGGTACCTGAGGACCTCAGCCTGGCCGAGGCCGGGGCACTGGTGGACGATGCCTTGACGGTCGAGGGCGATTCGCCCTTTACGCCGGAGTTCAGCGCCCTGCGCGAACCGTTGGCGAGCGGCCAGAAACGTCTTACGGCGCTGTCGCGGGGACTACTGGGGCAGGGGCGTGCCCTGCGCGCGGCACTCGATGCTCTGCATGCCCACCAGCCTGGCTTCGCGCTGGTGGAGGCGGCCTGGCAGCTGGCCGCTGAGCCGTTGGCGCGTCAGCGCCACGCGCTCGAAGGGCTGCATGCGGCTCAGCTGACGGTGGCTCGCGAGGCCGGTGAAAGCAGCGCCCTGACCCTGCTGTGGGGCACCCAGCGAGTCAACGGCTGCGACTGGCGGCTGCCGTGCGGGGCGGTCACTGGGCAGGGCCAACTGCTGGCCGGCGGCTGGCAGGCCCAGCGACTGCCGGCCGGCGACGCCGAGCGACTCGAGTGGAGTGCTCAGCAGCTCGGCCCCCAGGCCCACGTGATGGGCTCGCTTCCGGCACCCGATGCGCTGGCCTGGCTGAGCGCCTGGCAGCAACCGTGGTTGGCGGCGGCCAAGCCCAATCAGCGGGTGCTGGTCGACGACCGGCGGGTGGCCGTTGCGGAGCTGGCGACGCTGGCGACGCTGCACGACGAACTGGCGTGCCGTCACCAGGGCCGGCGGTTGACGCTTGCCCTGCAGCAGGTGTCGGTGGGCTATGCTCCCCGGCGTGGCAGCGAGACGGCGATGCCGCTGTCGCTGTTCACCGCCACGCCGGTCGACCGCGACAGCGGCAAGCGCCTGGCACAGCGCTACTGGTTGGCGCCCCAGCCGCATGAGGCGCGCCCCGCGGGGCTGATCGCCCAGCAGCTGCTGCTCAGCGAGATGCCGGGTATGACGCGCCGCGCCTGGCAGGGGCTGGCCGATGCCGGCCTCGATGGCATGGACGTCGAGCTGCGCCTGCAGCTCGCCCACGGGCTGGCCAGCGTGGCCTTGAACCTGGCCGCTGACGACGGCGACTGGGCGATGGACGTGCGCGCACAGCTGCTCGCCCTGCTCGGCAGCCAGCGCAGCCGCCAGGCGGCGACCCTGCTCGATGCCCTGATTCATCTGTTCACGGCGCGGGATGTGTTCCGCGAGGTGGCCGCCTGAGATGTCGAGCACGCCGTTCAGGGACCAGGCTGCAGGCCTGCGACAGTGGGCCGGTGAGCACGCCGAGACGTCACCCTCTGCGGATACCCCAAGCCGTGCGCCGGCGCCGTGCGCTGATTCGTCGCCGGCGTCTGCCCCGCAGCGCACGCTGATGGTGGTGGGGATGCCCGATGCTGACACCGCCCGGGTCTATCGCTTGCTCGAGGAGTGGCGGCGCCTGGGCCAGGCCTGGGTCGGTGATGCCAGCGCCTGGCGGGTGGTGGCGCTTGCCGAGGACAGCCCCCACCTCATGACCCTGGCGACCCAGCAAACGCGCTGGGCGCTGTGGGTCGACAGCGACCCGGATGCCTTCCGCCGCAGCTATCGCCTGCTCAGGCGGCTGGCGGAGCGCGGCGGTCCGAGTGGCCTGCTGGTGCTGCATCCGCGGCCGCGCAGCGCGCGCGGCCTGCTCAACAACCTGCGCCAGGCTGCCGCCGAGTTCCTCGGGATTCGCCTGCTGATGGTGCGTCACCCGGAGCCGTCCTCATGAGCGCCCGGCGATCCTGCTGGGGGCTGCTGGCACTCCTGCTTGTCTGCGTCTCCGAGGCAGCGGCGGGGCCTGCGCCGGTGTCGGGCAGTTGGGTGGCCCAGGCCGAGGGCGTGCGGGTGGCTGTGCCCGGTCGCGATACCCAGAGTCAGGCGCTGGTTGGCGCCGTGCCGCCCGGGGCCCAGGTCGCAGGCGTTGCCTGGCAGTACAGCGTGCCGCCGGGCGCGCAGCTGGACGCCTGGCTATGCCATCCCCAGCGCTGTGTGCGTCTCAACGCCCCGCGCGGGCGCAGCGAGTCGCTGGCGGGGCTGTCGGCGGACGCGCAGCTACGCTTCCGCTTCCGGCTGGCGCAGGGGCGGCCGGTGCAGGTGAGCGGGTTGCAGGTGATCGTTGACCATCGTCGTGCTGGCGAGCCAAAGGCGCAAAAAACCCTCGGCCATTGAGGCTATTCACGGCATGGCGCTGGTTGTCGACGCGCGATAATGCCAGCGTGATGCAATTGCCCAACGGGCATGATCCGATTTCCAGGTGACTGAGGCCGCAACGACAGCGATGTATACGGCAAAGGGCAAGATCGACCAAGGCGCACTGCTCGAGCAGTACCTGCCGCTGGTGCGCCGCCAGGCGCTGGCGCTGCAGGTCAAACTGCCGGCCAGCGTCGAACTCGACGACCTGATCCAGGCCGGCATGGTAGGGCTGCTCGACTGCTTGAACCGTTTCGATGCGGGGCAGGGCGCGAGCTTCACCACCTATGCCAGCCAGCGTATTCGCGGTGCGATGATCGACGAGCTGCGTAGCCGTGACTGGGTGCCACGCAGCGTGCGCCGCAACGCGCGGGCACTGGACGAAGCCATGCGCCGCACCGAGCAGCGCCTGGGGCGTGCCGCCGACGAGCAGGAGATCGCCGACGAGCTGGGCATCGAGCTTGCCGAGTACCATCAGCAGCTGGCCGATGCCAACGGCGGCCAATTGCTGCCCTACGAGGAGTTGGTAGCGGAAGGCGTCGAGCCGGGCAGCGGTGAGGGCGCTCCACCGTCGCCGTTCGCCGCACTGGTAGACGGCGAGCAGCGCCAGCGGCTGGTAGACGCCATCGAGCTGCTGCCCGAGCGCGAAAAATTGCTGCTCGGGCTCTACTACCAGGAAGAGCTCAACCTCAAGGAGATCGGCGCGGTCCTGGGAGTCAGCGAGTCGCGGGTCTGCCAGCTACATAGTCAGGCGGTGACCCGGCTGCGCGCACGCTTGACCTAGCGGGTACGCCACGGCTGAGACGCTCCCCGCGCGGCATGTCGTCGACCACTATTTTTCCTCCGTGAAGCGCCAGCTGGCTGGGTGCCTGCCGCATCAATGGTAGGCTGTGAGATGGAGTGCTGCATTCAGCCGCTATCTTTACCAGAGCGCTGCGCTCTGGCGCTGTCCAGGAGGGACTGCCTTATGCGCGTCTTTGCCAACCCGGTCGGTCCCGGGTCTCTGTGGTTCGATAACCTCGCCACTGCCACCGGCACGCCCGTCGCCTATGACCCGCAGGCCAGGGCCATGATTACCATGCCGCCGTTCTGCGCCAACCGCGATGTTATTGGCTGCAATTGGATCGCCCCCAAGCAGGGGGCGTTCTGTCGCGCCTGCGCCATGACCGCGCTGGCCCCGGATCCCGCGATTCCCGATGCCATGCCCCACTGGGCCAAGACCGAGGCCGCCAAGCGCTGGGTGCTGGATAACCTGGGTCGCTGGAACTGGTTCCGCCCGGAGGACCCCGGCGCGCCGCCGGTGTTCTACATGCTGGCCGAGGGGCCGACGCCGGTTGCCATGGGGCACGCGGGGGGCGTGGTGACCATCAGCGTGGCGGAAGCGGATCCGGTGCTGCGCGCGACCCGCCGTGAGGCCCTCGAAGAGCCGTATCGAACCATGATCGGCCATATGCGCCATGAAATTTCGCACATGCTGTGGTGGCGTCTCAGCCTGCGCGAAGATTTTCTCGATGCCTTCCGCGAGATGTTCGGCGACGAGCGCGAGGATTACGCCGAGGCCCTGCAGCGGCACTATGTCAATGGACCGCCGGCGGGATGGCGCTCTAGCTACGTCAGCACCTATGCCTCCGCGCACCCACACGAGGACTGGGCCGAAACCGCTGCCCATCTGCTGCACCTCACCGATATCGCCGATAGCTTCGTTGCCGCCGGGCTGTCCTCCAACGAGCTGCCCTACCACGGCTGGGATCCCTACATGGAGGCGGATGCCGAACGCTTGATTCATGTCGCGACTCACCAGGTCCTGGCGGTTAATCACATCAATCGTGCGATGGGGCTGTCGGATCTTTATCCCTTCGTGCTTTCCGAAACAACGCGCCGCAAGTTGGTCTTCATGCACGATTGGCTGCGTCGCGGTGCTCAGGGGCTATAACCGCTTTATCCGCTAGCTGTCGTCCTGCAGGCTGTTCATCAGTGCCTGGGTCTCCTGCACGGCCCCCAGATAGGCGGCACGCAGCTGGGCATTGGGGGGGAGCGCTTGACGAGCCTGCTCGCTCTCATCGAGGGCGTCGAACGCCTGATAGTCGCGTGCGATGGTCAGAATCGCCCCGAGCTGGCCGCTGCCGTCGCGAATGGCGGCGGTAATCGCCGCGTTGAGTTCGACCTCAGCGAGCAGGTCGGCCATGTCGACCCCCAGCATGGTGTCCATCAACGAAAATAGCCCGGTGGTAAAGGCGTCTTCCGCGTCGAGCTGTGAGAAGGGCGCGGCGAGGTGCTTGCACATGGTGGCACGGGTCAGGGCGTGCTTGAGGGTGAGGCGCGAGACCGGACCGTTCTGCGCCAGCATCACCGTGGCCACCAGCGTGCGCAGTTCGTTGATGCCGAGCACCTGGAGGCTGCGGCGCAGGCTGCTGCCGCCGCTCTGGGCATAGTAGCTGGAGTTGGCACGCTTGATGACGATCAAATAGAGGTGCGGATCCTGGGCGATCATATCGGCCAGACGGTCGATATTGACCATCTCGCGGTAGAGTTCGCGGATCAGCTTGATCTGAATGCTGGGATTGCTTCGGCGACTCGCGGTGGGCGGCGCGACGTTACTCGGTTGGGCGAAGAAGAAGCCCTGCAACAGTGTGCAGCCGGCTTGCTTGGCCGTCTCGACGTCCTCGCGGGTCTCGAGGCGCTGGGCCAGCAGCTGGCAGTCGGCGGCGCCAAAGGCCTCGAGCTGCGCGGCGGGGATGGCATCATCCAGGCGCAGCTTGATGATATCGGCCAGGCTGCTCAGCGCAGCGACATCGCCCTGCAGTACCGCGCTGGCATCCAGGGCCAGGCGATAGCCACGCTGCTTGATCAGCACCAGGGCTTCCATCAGGTCGTCGAGGAGGGTGCCGTCGTCGAGCACCTCGATGACCACATTGTCGGACGGAAACGGCAGCAGTTCCGGGCGCTCGAGCCACTCCCGCGAGACCTTGAGGAACAGCAGTCGATCGCCGATCAGCTTATCGAGTCCGATCTCGTAGATGGCCATGCTGCTGGCACGCGCGGTGGCCAGCAGTGGATCGCCGACGCTGGTTTGGGCGTCGCTGGCGCTGGCCCGGTAGAGCAGCTCATCGCCGACGTGCTGGAAGTCGGCATCGCATATCGGCTGCAGCGCAATGCAGTAGCCGTCATCGGAGTTGGCGCCGCTGGCGCTGATTGGAGGAGTGTCGCTGCTTGATAGCACGGTGGTTCCCTGCATTCGATCCTGGCGGACCCTGGGGGCGGGCTATGATGCCTCGTTCTCATCCCGGGGGTATGGCTAGGATAGTACTCGCCGCCGTCGGCACTGACAATTTAGCAGCAGCGCCACGGGCGGATGGCTAACGAAAATGGCCACCCCTGGGGGTGGCCATTCGTGGAGTGGCGCATCACGCTCAGGCCTGCTTGGAGCGGCCACCGCGGCGCCGGCGCGGTGCGCGGGCGTCGTCGCTACTGCGGCGCGGCTGGTCGCTGCGGTTGCCGCTGGCACGCTGGCCGCCGGCGTTGCCTCGGCCACCGCCGCCGCTGCGCTTCTGCTGGCCGCGACGACCGTTCTCGATCGGCTCGGGCTTGGCGTTGGGATCGGGTTCGAAGCCGGGCTCAATGTGCTTCTCGAGATCGCGCTTGATCAGCCGCTCGATGCCCTTGAGCAGGCCGTGCTCGTCGACACACACCAGCGATACCGCCTTGCCTTCACTGCCGGCACGGCCGGTACGGCCGATACGGTGCACGTAGTCCTCGGCGACATTGGGCAGCTCGAAGTTGACCACGTGGGGCAGCTCGCTGATGTCCAGGCCGCGGGCGGCGATATCGGTGGCGACCAGCACCTGCAGGTCACCCGCCTTGAACGAGGCCAGCGCCTTGGTGCGCGCCGACTGGCTCTTGTTGCCATGGATCGCCATGGCCGGAATGTCCTGCTTGGAGAGCTGCTCGGCCAGGCGGTTGGCGCCGTGCTTGGTGCGCGTGAAGACCAGTACCTGGTACCACTTTTGCGTGCTGATCAGGTGCGCCAGAAGCTCACGCTTCTTCTCGCGATCGACCTTGTAGACGGCTTGGTCGACCAGCTCGGCGGTGGTGTTGCGGCGCGCCACCTCGATCATGGTG from the Halomonas sp. 1513 genome contains:
- a CDS encoding ATP-dependent RNA helicase RhlE (this helicase is not essential cell growth), with the translated sequence MSFSDLGLRAELLRAVDEQGYTTPTPIQLKAIPAVLQGGDLLASAQTGTGKTAGFTLPLLQRLADGPRPKPRQIRALVLTPTRELAAQIGENVTGYGRYLKLRSHVIFGGVGQQPQVDAIRGGLDILVATPGRLLDLHQQKHIDLSQVETLVLDEADRMLDMGFIHDIKKILRVLPQKRQNLLFSATFSDEIQRLAGGLLDNPTMIEVARRNTTAELVDQAVYKVDREKKRELLAHLISTQKWYQVLVFTRTKHGANRLAEQLSKQDIPAMAIHGNKSQSARTKALASFKAGDLQVLVATDIAARGLDISELPHVVNFELPNVAEDYVHRIGRTGRAGSEGKAVSLVCVDEHGLLKGIERLIKRDLEKHIEPGFEPDPNAKPEPIENGRRGQQKRSGGGGRGNAGGQRASGNRSDQPRRSSDDARAPRRRRGGRSKQA